The Apium graveolens cultivar Ventura unplaced genomic scaffold, ASM990537v1 ctg8107, whole genome shotgun sequence genome contains a region encoding:
- the LOC141704667 gene encoding structural maintenance of chromosomes flexible hinge domain-containing protein GMI1-like, with protein sequence MPSTSEEDLIESFRGRFTKIDKTCALRVKPVEFQVNGQNLAYIDGGKVSITNFHACSGPEFKLQLCLSSIPEVAGSPSCTSRKGNARMTFVYFPIIQGEENTDRIIKELDVSGYGIEGFSCVSVRRLGRLLPNACWALLPFMEPKLKTGDEAYRLKRCYSRVKCFIETDGGFFPTQCKTDLMHEDPYTNALKSFGAQLPRDHQGLHVQILKEENIWSLPQLERLYKDWILNMHTKFDEEVVCNDQETVMANVNPSNKWLLGITPHVVRVCKKVSRKGKLWQSGQKIKIWKGASAKFQKTNTYATIDYILVEGFPGSTGGESYFICRLLDYQKSEEALILREQELRDKLAKSQQEYDELCPKEITLVLEELEKLKNVKKKILKQ encoded by the exons ATGCCAAGCACCTCAGAAGAGGATCTGATAGAATCATTCAGGGGAAGATTTACAAAG ATTGATAAAACATGTGCTCTTAGGGTCAAGCCAGTTGAGTTTCAG GTGAATGGCCAAAATTTAGCTTATATAGATGGTGGAAAGgtttccatcactaactttcaCGCCTGCAGTGGCCCAGAATTCAAATTGCAGCTTTGCTTATCATCCATTCCAGAAGTTGCTG GATCACCATCATGCACATCTAGGAAAGGAAATGCAAGAATGACATTTGTATACTTTCCAATAATCCAG GGGGAAGAAAACACTGATAGGATTATTAAAGAGCTGGATGTGAGTGGATATGGTATTGAAGGCTTTAGTTGTGTATCTGTGAGGCGGCTTGGGCGTTTACTTCCAAATGCTTGTTGG GCACTACTTCCATTTATGGAGCCCAAGCTCAAAACTGGTGATGAAGCATATAGATTAAAAAGATGCTACTCTAGAGTTAAATGCTTCATCG AGACAGATGGTGGTTTTTTCCCAACACAATGCAAG ACTGACTTGATGCATGAAGATCCGTACACGAATGCCTTGAAGAGCTTTGGTGCTCAACTGCCTCGTGACCACCAAG GGCTACATGTCCAAATTCTTAAAGAAGAAAATATATGGTCACTTCCCCAACTGGAGAGGCTGTATAAAGACTGGATCTTGAACATGCATACCAAGTTTGACGAGGAAGTTGTCTGCAACGACCAAGAAACTGTAATGGCCAATGTTAATCCTTCAAATAAATGGTTACTTGGTATTACTCCCCATG TTGTAAGGGTTTGCAAAAAAGTAAGCAGGAAAGGAAAATTGTGGCAATCAGGGCAGAAGATCAAAATTTGGAAAGGAGCTTCTGCAAAATTCCAAAAGACAAATACATATGCCACCATAGATTACATTCTAGTAGAAGGTTTTCCTGGATCTACAGGTG GGGAATCTTATTTTATTTGCAG GTTACTTGACTATCAGAAAAGTGAGGAAGCTCTTATTCTAAGG GAACAAGAACTCAGAGACAAACTTGCTAAGTCACAGCAGGAGTATGATGAGCTGTGCCCCAAA GAAATTACTTTGGTTCTAGAAGAACTAGAGAAACTGAAGAATGTGAAGAAGAAAATTCTTAAGCAG